In Staphylococcus saccharolyticus, one genomic interval encodes:
- a CDS encoding succinate dehydrogenase cytochrome b558 subunit: MAQSKNEFYLRRLHSLLGVIPIGAFLIVHLMVNHQATQGVEAFNKASGFMESLPFLIIAEFVLIYIPLLYHGLFGLHIAFTTKENIGHYYLFRNWMFFFQRVSGILAFIFIAMHLWQTRLQKAFYGKAVDYNLMHETLQHPLWAIFYIICVVAVVFHFANGLWSFCVTWGFLQSKKSQRVFTWISLIVFLVISYIGVSAIIAFM, from the coding sequence TTGGCTCAATCAAAGAACGAATTTTACTTAAGAAGATTACATTCGTTATTAGGGGTTATTCCAATAGGTGCATTCTTAATCGTTCACTTAATGGTAAACCATCAAGCTACACAGGGAGTAGAGGCTTTTAATAAGGCGTCTGGTTTTATGGAATCATTACCATTTTTAATTATAGCTGAATTTGTGTTGATTTATATTCCATTACTTTACCATGGTTTGTTTGGTTTACATATTGCATTTACAACTAAAGAAAACATCGGTCACTATTATTTATTTAGAAACTGGATGTTCTTCTTCCAACGTGTAAGTGGTATTCTAGCATTTATTTTTATCGCAATGCACTTATGGCAAACTCGATTACAAAAAGCTTTTTATGGTAAAGCAGTAGATTATAATTTAATGCATGAAACATTACAACATCCTTTATGGGCAATCTTCTATATTATATGTGTTGTTGCGGTTGTGTTCCATTTTGCTAATGGTTTATGGTCATTCTGTGTGACATGGGGCTTTTTACAATCTAAGAAATCACAACGCGTATTCACTTGGATTTCATTAATTGTATTCCTAGTGATTTCATATATCGGTGTCTCAGCCATTATCGCATTCATGTAA
- the uvrC gene encoding excinuclease ABC subunit UvrC has product MEDYQKKIKEKLNVVPLEPGCYLMKDRNEQVIYVGKAKKLRNRLRSYFTGAHDAKTTRLVSEIRNFDFIVTSSETESLLLELNLIKQYQPRYNILLKDDKSYPFIKITKEKHPRLLVTRTVKKNTGKYFGPYPNAYSAQETKKLLDRIYPFRKCDNMPDKLCLYYYIGQCMGPCVYDVDLDKYAQMTKEITDFLNGEDKTILNNLDDQMTKASEQLDFEQAKEYRDMIQHIHNLTKKQKIMSTDNTVRDVFGYSVSKGWMCVQVFFIRQGNMIKRDATMIPIQQTEEEEFYTFIGQFYSLNQHLLPKEVHIPKNLDKDIIKSVVDTKIIQPSRGAKKEMIDLANHNAEVQLDNKFELIARDESRTIKAIEELGERMGIQTPIRIEAFDNSNIQGVDPVSAMVTFVDAKPDKKGYRKYKIKTVEGPDDYKSMREVVRRRYTRVLNEGLPLPDLIIVDGGKGHMNGVMDVLENELGLDIPVAGLQKNDKHQTSELLYGASAEIVPLKKNSQAFYLLHRIQDEVHRFAITFHRQTRQKTGLKSVLDDIDGIGAKRKTALLRTFGSIKKMKEASLDELRKSGLPEKVAKTLQDALQSK; this is encoded by the coding sequence TTGGAGGACTATCAAAAGAAAATTAAAGAAAAACTAAATGTAGTTCCGTTAGAGCCAGGTTGTTATTTAATGAAGGATAGAAATGAACAGGTTATATATGTTGGGAAAGCTAAGAAACTGAGAAATCGACTTCGTTCTTATTTTACTGGAGCACATGATGCTAAAACGACACGTTTAGTTAGTGAAATTCGAAATTTCGATTTTATCGTCACATCTAGTGAAACAGAATCGTTATTATTAGAATTAAACCTTATTAAGCAATATCAACCTCGGTATAATATTCTATTAAAAGATGATAAAAGTTATCCATTTATCAAGATTACTAAAGAGAAGCATCCTCGGTTACTCGTTACACGTACTGTAAAGAAGAATACAGGTAAATATTTTGGGCCCTATCCAAATGCGTATTCAGCTCAAGAAACGAAAAAGTTGCTTGATCGAATCTATCCTTTTAGAAAATGCGATAATATGCCAGATAAGCTATGTCTTTATTATTATATTGGGCAATGTATGGGACCATGTGTGTATGATGTGGATTTAGACAAATATGCTCAAATGACTAAAGAAATTACGGATTTTCTAAATGGAGAAGATAAGACAATACTTAATAATTTAGATGACCAAATGACTAAAGCAAGTGAGCAACTCGATTTTGAGCAAGCAAAAGAATATAGAGATATGATTCAACATATTCATAATTTAACGAAAAAACAAAAAATTATGTCTACGGACAATACTGTGAGAGATGTATTTGGTTATAGCGTCTCTAAAGGTTGGATGTGCGTTCAAGTATTCTTTATTAGACAAGGTAATATGATTAAACGTGATGCAACAATGATTCCAATTCAGCAGACAGAAGAAGAAGAGTTTTATACATTTATAGGTCAGTTTTATAGTTTAAATCAGCATCTATTACCTAAGGAAGTCCATATCCCCAAAAATCTTGATAAAGATATTATTAAATCGGTGGTTGATACAAAGATTATTCAACCATCACGTGGTGCTAAAAAAGAAATGATAGATTTAGCCAATCATAATGCGGAAGTACAACTTGATAATAAATTTGAACTAATCGCTAGAGATGAATCTAGAACGATAAAAGCCATTGAAGAATTAGGAGAGCGTATGGGTATTCAAACGCCAATTAGAATCGAAGCTTTTGATAATTCTAATATTCAAGGTGTTGATCCGGTATCTGCAATGGTTACTTTTGTAGATGCCAAGCCTGATAAAAAAGGGTATCGTAAGTACAAAATTAAAACTGTTGAAGGGCCTGACGATTATAAATCAATGCGTGAAGTTGTGCGTCGTCGATACACTCGAGTACTTAATGAAGGTCTTCCACTACCAGATTTAATTATTGTAGATGGAGGTAAAGGTCACATGAACGGTGTGATGGACGTTCTTGAAAATGAGTTGGGATTAGACATTCCTGTTGCTGGACTGCAAAAAAATGATAAACACCAAACGTCTGAATTATTGTATGGTGCAAGTGCAGAAATCGTACCTTTAAAGAAAAATAGCCAAGCTTTTTACTTATTGCATCGTATCCAAGATGAAGTGCATCGTTTTGCAATAACGTTCCATAGACAAACGAGACAAAAAACAGGTTTGAAATCGGTTCTAGACGATATTGACGGTATAGGTGCAAAAAGAAAAACGGCGCTTTTAAGAACATTTGGTTCAATTAAGAAAATGAAAGAAGCTTCGTTAGATGAATTGAGGAAGTCTGGCTTACCAGAGAAGGTTGCTAAAACTCTTCAAGATGCATTACAAAGTAAATAA
- the trxA gene encoding thioredoxin, translating to MAIVKVTDSDFDSKIESGVKLVDFWATWCGPCKMIAPVLEELAGDYDGKADILKLDVDENPSTAAKYEVMSIPTLIVFKDGEPVDKVVGFQSKENLAEVLDKHL from the coding sequence ATGGCAATCGTAAAAGTAACTGATTCTGATTTTGATAGTAAAATTGAATCTGGTGTCAAATTAGTTGATTTTTGGGCTACTTGGTGTGGACCTTGTAAAATGATTGCACCAGTTTTAGAAGAATTAGCAGGGGATTATGATGGTAAAGCTGATATTTTAAAATTAGATGTAGACGAAAATCCATCAACTGCTGCAAAATATGAAGTAATGAGTATTCCAACTTTAATCGTATTTAAAGATGGCGAACCAGTTGATAAAGTTGTAGGATTCCAATCTAAAGAAAACTTAGCAGAAGTATTAGATAAACATCTATAA
- a CDS encoding endonuclease MutS2 gives MRQKTLDVLEFNKIKSLVAEETISDLGREKVQAMSPVSDYDTAVFQMNETDEISQIYNKYRLPSLSGLAKVTPLIHRATIGGVLNVMELNLIKHLVQVQNQFKTSYNQLLEEDEEVKYPILDDKMNQLPVLTDLFKEINDKCDTHDLFDHASYMLQGIRSKISSTNQRIRQNLDLIVKSQDNQKKLSDAIVTVRNDRNVIPVKAEYRQDFNGIVHDQSASGQTLYIEPSSVVEMNNQISHLRNDEAVERERILTELTGSVSVEADALIVAESVMGQIDFLTAKARYAHTIKGTKPTFNKERTVYLPNAFHPLLERDTVVANTIEFIEDIETVIITGPNTGGKTVTLKTLGLIIIMAQSGLLVPTLDGSQLSVFENVYCDIGDEQSIEQSLSTFSSHMKNIVDILHEADKNSLILFDELGAGTDPSEGAALAMSILDYVRNLGSLVMATTHYPELKAYSYNREGVMNASVEFDVDTLSPTYKLLMGVPGRSNAFDISKKLGLNLNIINKAKTMIGTDEQEINAMIESLEKNSKRVDQQRIELERLVREAENIHDELSKQYQQYQNYEKLLMNEAKEKANQRVKSATKEADEILKELRNLREHKGAEVKEHELIDKKKQLDNQYEATSIKQNVQKKKYDRINAGDEVKVLSYGQKGEVLELVDDEEAVVQMGIIKMKLPLEDLEKTKKKKEKPTKMVTRHHRQTIKTELDLRGYRYEEALVELDQYLDQAVLRNYEQVYIIHGKGTGALQKGVQQHLKKHKSVSHFRGGMPSEGGFGVTVVELK, from the coding sequence ATGAGACAAAAAACATTAGATGTCTTGGAATTCAATAAAATTAAATCATTAGTTGCTGAAGAAACAATAAGTGATTTAGGCCGTGAAAAGGTTCAAGCGATGTCTCCCGTCAGTGATTACGATACTGCTGTCTTTCAAATGAACGAAACAGATGAAATCTCACAAATATACAATAAATATCGATTGCCAAGTTTGAGTGGTTTAGCTAAAGTAACACCACTTATACACAGAGCGACTATTGGTGGTGTACTTAATGTTATGGAACTAAACTTAATTAAACATTTAGTTCAAGTACAAAATCAATTTAAAACGTCTTACAATCAACTTTTAGAAGAAGATGAAGAAGTTAAGTATCCCATTCTAGATGACAAAATGAACCAACTACCGGTGTTGACAGATTTATTTAAAGAAATTAACGATAAGTGTGATACTCATGATTTATTTGATCATGCAAGTTATATGTTACAGGGTATCAGAAGTAAAATCTCAAGTACGAATCAACGTATTCGACAAAATTTAGATCTTATTGTTAAAAGTCAAGATAATCAAAAGAAATTATCCGATGCCATTGTTACAGTGCGAAATGATCGCAATGTAATTCCTGTAAAAGCAGAATATCGACAAGATTTTAATGGTATTGTGCATGATCAATCTGCATCTGGTCAAACGCTTTATATTGAACCAAGTTCTGTTGTTGAAATGAATAATCAAATTAGTCATTTGCGTAATGATGAAGCTGTTGAACGAGAACGCATTTTAACCGAATTAACTGGGAGTGTTTCGGTTGAAGCAGATGCGTTAATAGTCGCTGAATCGGTGATGGGGCAAATCGATTTTCTAACAGCTAAGGCACGATATGCACACACGATTAAAGGGACGAAGCCTACCTTTAATAAGGAAAGAACAGTTTATTTACCTAATGCCTTTCACCCATTATTAGAAAGAGACACAGTTGTTGCAAATACAATTGAGTTTATTGAAGATATCGAAACAGTTATTATTACTGGACCTAATACGGGTGGTAAGACAGTTACACTCAAAACATTAGGTTTAATTATAATAATGGCTCAATCTGGGTTGTTAGTGCCAACATTAGATGGAAGTCAATTAAGCGTATTTGAAAATGTATATTGCGATATTGGTGATGAACAATCCATTGAACAGTCGTTATCAACATTCTCATCGCATATGAAAAATATAGTAGACATTCTACATGAGGCAGATAAAAACAGTTTAATTCTTTTTGATGAATTAGGTGCCGGCACTGATCCTAGCGAAGGTGCAGCTTTGGCTATGAGTATTTTAGATTATGTACGTAATTTAGGATCTCTAGTTATGGCGACGACACATTATCCTGAATTAAAAGCGTATAGTTATAACCGTGAAGGTGTGATGAATGCGAGCGTTGAATTTGATGTCGATACTTTGAGTCCGACTTATAAATTGTTAATGGGGGTACCAGGTCGATCAAACGCGTTTGATATTTCTAAAAAATTAGGACTCAATCTTAACATTATCAACAAAGCCAAGACGATGATAGGTACGGATGAACAAGAAATCAATGCAATGATAGAATCTTTAGAAAAGAATTCAAAACGTGTTGATCAACAACGTATTGAATTAGAGCGACTTGTTCGTGAAGCTGAAAATATACATGATGAATTATCGAAACAGTATCAGCAATATCAAAATTATGAGAAATTATTAATGAATGAAGCAAAAGAGAAAGCTAACCAACGTGTAAAATCAGCCACTAAAGAAGCCGATGAGATTCTTAAAGAACTAAGAAATCTTAGAGAACATAAGGGTGCAGAGGTCAAAGAACATGAATTAATTGATAAGAAAAAGCAACTCGATAATCAATATGAAGCGACATCAATAAAACAAAATGTCCAGAAGAAAAAATACGATAGAATTAATGCTGGTGACGAAGTGAAAGTACTCTCTTACGGACAAAAAGGTGAAGTACTTGAACTTGTAGACGATGAAGAAGCGGTTGTTCAAATGGGTATTATTAAAATGAAATTACCCCTTGAAGATTTAGAAAAAACGAAAAAGAAAAAAGAAAAACCAACTAAAATGGTTACAAGACATCATAGACAGACGATTAAGACTGAATTAGATTTAAGAGGTTATCGTTATGAAGAAGCATTAGTTGAATTAGATCAATATTTAGACCAAGCGGTACTAAGAAACTATGAACAAGTTTATATCATTCACGGTAAAGGTACAGGTGCACTTCAAAAAGGCGTTCAACAACATTTGAAAAAACATAAAAGTGTGAGTCATTTCAGAGGTGGTATGCCAAGTGAGGGTGGCTTTGGTGTAACCGTAGTTGAACTTAAATAA
- the polX gene encoding DNA polymerase/3'-5' exonuclease PolX — MTKKDVIRLLEKIATYVELKGENTFKVSAYRKAAQSLEIDERPLDEIEDVTELKGIGKGVGDVINEFKDKGESTTLMQLQKEVPEGLLPLLKIQGLGSKKIAKLYKELHIIDKTSLQKACEEGKVSELSGFAKKTEQNILDAVKVLGAKKDRYPVNQMRGLNNEIIQFIEQLEDVDKFSSAGSFRRYKEMSKDLDFIISTSHSEKVQQQLLNIPNKVKEVAVGDTKISLELSYDDETIGVDFRLIEPAAFYHTLQHFTGSKEHNIRIRQLAKERNEKVSEYGIEQSDGNLLQLQSEAAIYEHFGVNWIAPAMREDGSEFDKDLSHIVKLDDINGDIHMHTTYSDGAFSIREMVEANITKGYQFMVITDHSQSLKVANGLKVERLLRQNEEIKQLNEEYKEIDIYSGTEMDILPDGTLDYDNVVLAQLDYVIAAIHQSFNQSEKEIMKRLEVACKNPYVRHIAHPTGRIIGRRQGYKTNIEKLIQLAEETNTFLEINSNPNRLDLNTEIVRKYSNVKLTINTDAHHTDHLEFMKYGVATAQKGFVNKERVINTMTRDEFKTLIKTNKMKK, encoded by the coding sequence ATGACTAAAAAAGATGTAATACGCTTATTAGAAAAAATTGCGACATATGTGGAGTTAAAAGGAGAAAATACTTTTAAAGTGTCTGCTTATAGAAAAGCAGCACAAAGCTTAGAAATTGACGAGCGTCCTTTAGATGAAATAGAAGATGTCACTGAACTTAAAGGAATTGGTAAAGGTGTGGGTGATGTCATTAATGAATTTAAGGACAAGGGCGAATCAACAACGCTTATGCAACTTCAAAAAGAAGTGCCTGAAGGTTTACTTCCATTATTAAAAATTCAAGGATTAGGTAGTAAAAAAATTGCTAAACTGTATAAAGAACTTCATATTATTGATAAAACAAGTCTGCAAAAAGCATGTGAAGAAGGTAAAGTGAGTGAGTTAAGTGGTTTCGCTAAGAAAACAGAGCAAAATATCTTAGATGCAGTCAAAGTGCTTGGTGCTAAAAAAGATCGCTATCCTGTCAACCAAATGAGAGGTTTAAATAACGAAATCATTCAATTTATTGAACAGCTTGAAGATGTTGATAAGTTTTCTTCAGCTGGAAGTTTTAGACGATATAAAGAAATGAGTAAAGATTTAGACTTTATTATAAGTACATCTCACTCTGAAAAAGTGCAACAACAATTATTAAACATTCCTAATAAAGTAAAAGAGGTTGCTGTAGGAGATACAAAAATTTCATTAGAACTTTCTTATGATGATGAAACGATTGGAGTAGATTTTAGATTAATTGAACCTGCTGCATTTTATCATACACTGCAACACTTTACTGGTTCTAAAGAGCATAATATTCGCATTCGACAATTGGCTAAAGAACGTAATGAAAAAGTAAGCGAATATGGTATAGAACAATCAGATGGTAATTTATTACAATTACAAAGTGAAGCGGCCATTTATGAACATTTTGGAGTGAATTGGATTGCACCAGCTATGCGTGAAGATGGTAGCGAATTTGACAAAGATTTGAGTCATATCGTTAAATTAGATGATATCAATGGTGATATCCATATGCATACGACTTATAGTGATGGTGCATTTTCAATTAGAGAAATGGTTGAGGCAAATATCACAAAGGGTTATCAATTTATGGTCATAACTGATCATTCACAAAGTCTCAAAGTAGCGAATGGTTTGAAAGTGGAACGCTTGCTACGTCAAAATGAAGAAATTAAACAATTAAATGAAGAATATAAAGAAATAGATATTTATTCAGGTACAGAAATGGATATTTTACCAGATGGCACATTAGATTATGATAATGTCGTATTAGCGCAACTTGATTATGTTATAGCTGCCATACATCAAAGTTTTAATCAGTCCGAAAAAGAAATAATGAAACGTTTAGAAGTAGCCTGTAAAAATCCCTATGTTAGACATATTGCACATCCAACAGGTCGAATTATTGGACGTCGTCAAGGTTACAAGACTAATATAGAGAAATTAATACAACTAGCTGAAGAAACGAACACATTTTTAGAAATTAATTCAAATCCTAATCGTTTAGATTTAAACACAGAAATTGTACGTAAATATTCAAATGTAAAATTAACAATTAATACTGATGCGCATCATACTGATCATCTTGAGTTTATGAAATATGGTGTAGCTACTGCTCAAAAAGGGTTTGTTAACAAAGAAAGAGTTATTAATACAATGACTAGAGATGAATTTAAAACATTAATTAAGACGAATAAAATGAAGAAATAG
- a CDS encoding CvpA family protein, translating to MLIDFIVLIIFGYFMMIGFRRGFWLSTLHSTSTIVSLWIASQFYVAIAQRLIVFLPFPKTVAYDTNYAIQYDYLQLRFEKIIGFLVIAIICKLILYLVIVSFDNTVAYKKIHLVSRIGGVILGLVIAVVIIQIGLYALSLYPHTFIQNQFMQSFISKRIIIGTPIISHFILNL from the coding sequence ATGCTGATTGATTTTATTGTTCTAATCATCTTCGGTTATTTCATGATGATTGGATTTCGGAGAGGATTTTGGCTATCGACATTACATTCTACTTCAACAATTGTATCTTTATGGATTGCGTCACAGTTCTATGTTGCTATTGCACAAAGATTAATTGTTTTTTTACCATTTCCCAAAACAGTGGCATATGATACGAACTATGCAATTCAATATGATTATTTGCAATTAAGGTTTGAAAAAATTATTGGGTTTTTGGTTATAGCTATCATTTGTAAGCTTATTTTATATCTTGTTATTGTTTCGTTTGATAACACAGTAGCGTATAAAAAAATACATTTAGTGAGTCGTATTGGTGGCGTCATTTTAGGATTAGTAATAGCAGTTGTTATTATACAAATAGGACTTTACGCATTGTCATTGTATCCTCATACGTTTATTCAAAATCAATTTATGCAATCATTCATTAGTAAAAGAATAATTATTGGAACACCAATTATTTCACATTTTATTTTAAATTTGTAA
- the zapA gene encoding cell division protein ZapA, whose translation MGEFKNRINVTINDQHFTIIGEDSPEHIRYVAHLVDEKMQELGQKSAGLDTTRKSILTSVNIMHEKVMLEEENRRLQQEINQLKQSED comes from the coding sequence ATGGGTGAATTTAAAAATAGAATAAATGTTACGATCAACGATCAACATTTCACAATCATTGGCGAAGACAGTCCTGAACATATTCGGTATGTTGCACATCTTGTAGATGAAAAAATGCAAGAGTTAGGTCAAAAATCAGCAGGCTTAGATACAACACGTAAATCGATTTTAACATCAGTTAATATAATGCACGAGAAAGTAATGTTGGAAGAAGAAAATCGTCGTTTACAGCAAGAAATTAATCAATTAAAACAAAGTGAAGATTAG
- the rnhC gene encoding ribonuclease HIII translates to MGNVVHKLKTQEIKTLMSQITFDTSNLPQGMKARTKYQNTVINIYHSGKVMFQGNNAETVASQLLPDKKTSTNKSTNSKTQTNTSTLAYDFYNCIGSDEAGSGDYFGPLTVCAAYVSKEHVNVLKTLGVDDSKKLNDNKIVELAEQLVTFIPHSLLTLDNVKYNERQRLGWSQVKMKAVLHNEAIKNVTKKINHDELDYIVIDQFAKREVYQHYALSELPFPKKTKFETKGESKSLAIAAASIISRYAFVKHMDHITRQIKMDVPKGASNKVDLFAAKVIQKYGIDQLDAISKKHFKNRDKALTLIYKKYN, encoded by the coding sequence ATGGGAAATGTCGTGCATAAACTTAAAACTCAAGAAATAAAGACGTTAATGTCTCAAATAACTTTTGATACGTCTAACTTACCTCAAGGTATGAAAGCCCGCACAAAATATCAAAATACGGTCATCAATATTTATCATTCAGGTAAAGTAATGTTCCAAGGTAACAATGCTGAAACTGTAGCATCACAATTGTTACCTGATAAGAAAACGAGTACAAATAAGAGCACCAATTCAAAAACTCAGACAAACACTAGCACACTCGCATATGACTTTTATAATTGTATAGGTAGTGATGAAGCAGGTAGCGGAGACTATTTTGGTCCACTGACTGTTTGTGCAGCATACGTTAGTAAAGAACACGTAAACGTTCTAAAAACGTTAGGTGTAGATGATTCTAAAAAGTTAAATGACAACAAAATTGTTGAATTAGCTGAACAATTAGTCACCTTCATCCCACATTCTTTACTTACTTTAGATAACGTTAAATATAATGAACGACAACGCTTAGGTTGGTCTCAAGTAAAAATGAAAGCAGTTTTACATAATGAAGCCATAAAAAATGTTACCAAAAAGATTAATCATGATGAACTAGACTATATCGTAATTGATCAATTTGCTAAACGAGAAGTGTATCAACATTATGCGCTATCTGAACTACCTTTTCCTAAAAAGACTAAGTTCGAAACTAAAGGTGAATCAAAATCATTAGCAATTGCAGCAGCGAGTATCATTTCTCGCTATGCTTTCGTAAAACATATGGATCATATTACACGCCAAATTAAAATGGACGTTCCAAAAGGAGCAAGTAATAAAGTAGATTTATTTGCAGCAAAAGTCATACAAAAATACGGAATTGATCAACTTGATGCTATTTCAAAAAAGCATTTTAAAAATAGGGATAAAGCTTTGACACTCATCTATAAAAAATATAACTAA